The following proteins are co-located in the Castanea sativa cultivar Marrone di Chiusa Pesio chromosome 8, ASM4071231v1 genome:
- the LOC142607225 gene encoding UDP-glycosyltransferase 87A1-like, producing the protein MDSLKANPTTHGHIHIVAMPYPGRGHIYPMMNLCKILVSKNNNILVTFVVTEEWLGFIGFGPKPDNIRFSSIPNVIPSELVRAANFKAFFEATRTKLEAPFVQLLDRIELPPVTVILADTTLFWAVGVGNRRNIPVASFWPSSPSMLMILQHFDLLVQNGHFTADISDEERVEYIPGISSTRRVDIPLDGRNQEMTDWLLEIFSRVSKAQYLLFTAIYELESKAIDVLKEKFSFPVYAMGPTIHDFDLGENTNLSDNNYLHWLDCQPKSSVLYISMGSFLSVSCAQMDEIVAGLRDSGVRFLWVARDETYKLKEVCGNMGLIVPWCDQLRVLSHSSIGGFLSHCGWNSTREGMFYGLPFLTFPIAFDQVFNSKLIVEDWKIGWRMKQNVKADNLVTRVEIAKLVQKFMDLESDEVKEIRTKAGEVKQICQRSIAKGGSAETSIYAFIKNLLDCHGY; encoded by the exons atggATTCCCTGAAAGCTAACCCAACCACACACGGCCACATCCACATAGTAGCCATGCCTTATCCAGGTCGCGGCCATATCTACCCCATGATGAACCTCTGTAAGATACTTGTTTCGAAAAACAACAATATCCTCGTCACCTTCGTTGTCACTGAAGAATGGCTTGGTTTCATCGGCTTCGGCCCAAAGCCCGACAACATTCGCTTTAGCTCCATACCCAACGTTATTCCGTCAGAGCTAGTCCGCGCCGCTAACTTTAAAGCCTTCTTCGAAGCTACCAGGACAAAGTTGGAAGCTCCATTTGTGCAGCTCCTTGATCGGATTGAGCTGCCGCCGGTGACTGTTATTTTAGCTGATACCACTCTTTTCTGGGCAGTTGGCGTTGGGAACCGGAGAAATATTCCGGTTGCATCGTTTTGGCCTTCGTCGCCGTCCATGTTAATGATCCTCCAGCATTTCGATCTTTTAGTTCAAAACGGTCATTTCACTGCTGACATCTCAG ATGAGGAGCGTGTAGAGTACATTCCTGGAATTTCTTCCACACGGCGAGTGGATATTCCTCTTGATGGTAGAAACCAAGAAATGACGGACTGGTTACTTGAAATTTTTTCGAGGGTAAGCAAAGCACAGTACCTTTTATTCACTGCTATCTATGAGCTGGAATCTAAAGCAATCGATgttctaaaagaaaaattttcattccctGTATATGCTATGGGCCCGACCATACATGACTTTGATCTTGGAGAAAATACAAATCTTAGTGACAACAATTATCTGCATTGGCTAGATTGTCAACCTAAAAGTTCTGTTCTATATATTTCAATGGGAAGCTTTCTTTCAGTTTCTTGTGCCCAAATGGATGAAATTGTAGCTGGTTTGCGTGATAGTGGTGTCAGATTCTTATGGGTGGCACGTGATGAGACTTACAAGTTAAAAGAGGTTTGTGGTAATATGGGGTTAATAGTGCCTTGGTGCGACCAATTGAGAGTCTTATCTCATTCTTCCATTGGAGGGTTTTTGTCACACTGCGGTTGGAATTCCACTCGAGAAGGTATGTTCTATGGTCTTCCTTTTCTTACCTTCCCCATAGCATTTGATCAAGTCTTTAATAGTAAGCTAATTGTGGAGGATTGGAAAATTGGGTGGAGGATGAAGCAAAATGTCAAAGCGGACAATTTGGTGACAAGAGTGGAAATTGCAAAGTTAGTGCAGAAATTTATGGATTTGGAGAGTGATGAAGTGAAAGAAATTAGGACAAAAGCAGGTgaagttaaacaaatatgtcAACGTTCAATTGCAAAAGGTGGATCAGCTGAGACAAGCATTTATGCCTTCATTAAGAACCTTTTAGATTGCCATGGTTATTGA
- the LOC142606186 gene encoding serine/threonine-protein phosphatase 7 long form homolog, producing MDKSGKRLSIMYLQFFNPISNGKNYSWGSATLSWLYRHLCKASEKTAKQIGGALLLVQLWAWARFPQICPVMRHPHQALPPGPLAVRWKGAKITTDHLMHVLRAYRVSLASLRPNQIVWEPYRDYLGSLPAYCTAGQHIWRSIVPLIHFWVIEGHHPERVLRQFGMKQGVPDNVDTSIELHKIMLQGKQEKNWVESQLRIMAKFEPGSEIYTDCMNALQSVEEISRLTLDDVHTVGNASEPAVRRGRQAGGRRGHGGHQSSQCHASSRHPTTSSRHTSSGRHTPVHDHTMEEASQTSDEMMQDTRYDMGSMAHDDAEMR from the exons ATGGACAAATCTGGCAAACGGCTCTCAATCATGTATCtacaatttttcaatccaatcagcaatggaaaaaattatagttggggtagtgcaaCACTAAGTTGGCTATATAGACACCTCTGTAAGGCATCAGAGAAGACAGCCAAGCAAATTGGTGGTGCACTGCTATTAGTGCAGTTGTGGGCGTGGGCGAGGTTTCCACAAATATGTCCTGTGATGAGGCATCCACACCAGGCACTGCCCCCAGGTCCACTTGCTGTCAG ATGGAAAGGGGCTAAGATAACAACTGACCATCTAATGCATGTCCTACGCGCCTATCGTGTGTCGCTTGCTTCGCTCCGGCCAAATCAG ATTGTCTGGGAGCCATATAGAGATTATTTGGGTTCCCTGCCCGCATATTGTACGGCAGGCCAACACATATGGAGGTCCATCGTGCCGCTCATACATTTTTGGGTGATTGAAGGCCATCACCCCGAACGTGTTCTTCGACAGTTTGGGATGAAGCAAGGCGTACCGGACAATGTCGATACTTCAATTGAACTTCACAAGATAATGCTCCAAGGCaagcaagaaaaaaattgg GTTGAATCACAGTTGAGGATTATGGCGAAGTTCGAACCAGGGTCTGAGATCTACACGGACTGTATGAATGCCTTGCAATCTGTTGAAGAAATCAGTCGATTGACCTTGGACGATGTACACACTGTGGGCAACGCAAGTGAACCGGCTGTAAGGCGTGGTCGGCAAGCAGGTGGACGTCGAGGGCATGGAGGCCATCAGTCTAGTCAGTGCCATGCATCTAGTCGGCATCCCACAACTTCGAGCCGTCACACATCGAGTGGCCGTCACACACCCGTGCATGACCACACGATGGAGGAGGCAAGTCAGACATCAGATGAGATGATGCAAGACACTCGTTATGACATGGGCTCCATGGCACATGATGATGCAG agatgagatga